A window of Lysobacterales bacterium genomic DNA:
CCAGTCGAGCAGGCGTGCGGCCAGCGGCGATTGCGTCGCCGCGTTCGATTCAATCGGCATCGGCTTCGATTTCCGCTTCGCGCAGTTCGACCTGCAGGCCCTCGATGCGCAGGCCCTGCTGCTCAATCAGCGGCATGGCCGCGCGGAACTGCGCCGGCGGCAGGCCGCGCGGACCGGGCCGGGCGATCCAGTCCAGAAGCTCGGCCGCATCCGCCTGCAGGTCGGCCTGCAGGCTGCCGCGCGAGAAGCGCGCCCGAACCGGGCCGCGGCCTTCGGGCGTGCCGATGAATTCCAGCGCCAGCGCGTACTCGTCGTCCGGCGCATCTGCCGCCTGCGGCAGCGCTGGCCACGCCTCCGGCCACTGTCGACCACGACCTTCGAGCAGCAGCTGCAGACGATGCGGCCAGGCGAGTTCGAGATGGCCGTCGAGCTGCAGCAGCGCCTCGCCTTCGGGCTCGGAACTCCGCCAGCGCAGGGCCAGCGGCGCGAGCTCCAGCGGCATGCCCGGCGCGTGCAGCCGGCCGGCCGCATCGGCCTGCAGTGGTATCCGCAGCTCGCCCTCGCGGTACTCCAGCGCGAGCGAAAGCCGGAAATCCTCGCCGGGCAGCAGCCGCGAGAGCTGCAGCTCGATCTCGTCCAGCTCCCAGCTGTCGGCGGCATCGCCGAACACTCGGCCGTGGCTGATCGCAAGCTCGGCCGCAAGCCGTGGCAACCGCGGCGGCGCGGCCGGCCCGACCGTGTCGGGGCGCGCCGACAGCCAGTTGGCCAGCGCATCGCGATCGAGCTGTGGACGCTGCAGACGCAGTTCGCTGAGTTCGATCGCGCCACCCCACAGGGTGCTCCAGGGCAGAGCCAGCTCGACACGCTCTGCCGTCAGCAGTGGGGCTGCGCCAGACTCCGCGCGCGCCTCCAGACCGCGCAGCACGATGTGCAGATCGGGCCACAGCGATACGTCGGCGGGCTCGGCCAGCTTCAGACTCAAGCCCGTGGCGGCTTCTGCCTCAGTCAGCAGGGCGGCTGACAGGCGCTCTGGCTGCAGGTAGTGGCGCAGCAGCGCCACCAGCAGGACCAGCAGCACGATGACACCGCCGACATACAGCGCCCAGCGCCGCCCGCGCGGGGCCGCGCCGGCGTTCACGCGCCCAACGACTCCGGCAGCAGGGCGTCGACGAAGGCCGCAGGCTCGAACTCGCGCAGATCGGCGGCTTTCTCGCCCAGGCCCACGAAGCGGATCGGCAGACCGAACTCGCGGGCCAGGGCGAACACCACGCCGCCCTTGGCCGAGCCGTCGAGCTTGGTCACGACGAGGCCGGTCACGCCCGCGCTGGCGCGGAACTGGCGCACCTGGTTGACCGCGTTCTGGCCGGTGGTGCCGTCGATCACCATCAGCACCTCGTGCGGTGCCGTGGCATCGAGCTTGCCGAGCACACGGCGGATCTTGGCGAGCTCGTCCATCAGCCCGCTCTGCGTGTGCAGGCGGCCGGCGGTGTCGGCGATCAACAGGTCGGCGCCGCGCGATTGCGCCGCGGCAAGTGCGTCGTAGATGACCGAGGCCGAATCGGCGCCGCTGCCTTGGGCGATCACAGGCACCTGGTTGCGCTCGCCCCAGGTCTTGAGCTGCTCGACCGCCGCCGCGCGGAAAGTGTCGCCGGCCGCCAGCAGCAGCTGTTTGCCTTGGCCGCGGTAGCGGTGCGCCAGCTTGCCGATGGTGGTGGTCTTGCCGACGCCGTTGATGCCGACCGTGAGGATCACGAACGGCTTCGCGCCCACGATCGACAGCGGCTGCGCCACTGGCTGCAGCAGGGCCTGCAGCTCGCCGCGCAGGGCGTTCATCAGCGCACGCGCGTCGGCAAACTCGCGGCGGTTCATGCGCGTGCGCAGGCCGGAGATCAGCGACTCGGTGGCCGCCACGCCGACGTCGGCGGTGAGCAGACAGGTTTCGATTTCGTCGAGCA
This region includes:
- a CDS encoding AsmA family protein, whose translation is MNAGAAPRGRRWALYVGGVIVLLVLLVALLRHYLQPERLSAALLTEAEAATGLSLKLAEPADVSLWPDLHIVLRGLEARAESGAAPLLTAERVELALPWSTLWGGAIELSELRLQRPQLDRDALANWLSARPDTVGPAAPPRLPRLAAELAISHGRVFGDAADSWELDEIELQLSRLLPGEDFRLSLALEYREGELRIPLQADAAGRLHAPGMPLELAPLALRWRSSEPEGEALLQLDGHLELAWPHRLQLLLEGRGRQWPEAWPALPQAADAPDDEYALALEFIGTPEGRGPVRARFSRGSLQADLQADAAELLDWIARPGPRGLPPAQFRAAMPLIEQQGLRIEGLQVELREAEIEADAD
- the ftsY gene encoding signal recognition particle-docking protein FtsY; translation: MFKFWKKKPAATPEPTPVESPASEAASADAPTQLALTPVEPLAEARASERVETADEGIAPTAATSWAATPPEDRLNALPAAVTPTETALAPAPAAPAKLSWRERLAGSALARGFASLFSRNPKLDENLLDEIETCLLTADVGVAATESLISGLRTRMNRREFADARALMNALRGELQALLQPVAQPLSIVGAKPFVILTVGINGVGKTTTIGKLAHRYRGQGKQLLLAAGDTFRAAAVEQLKTWGERNQVPVIAQGSGADSASVIYDALAAAQSRGADLLIADTAGRLHTQSGLMDELAKIRRVLGKLDATAPHEVLMVIDGTTGQNAVNQVRQFRASAGVTGLVVTKLDGSAKGGVVFALAREFGLPIRFVGLGEKAADLREFEPAAFVDALLPESLGA